A genomic stretch from Canis lupus familiaris isolate Mischka breed German Shepherd chromosome 17, alternate assembly UU_Cfam_GSD_1.0, whole genome shotgun sequence includes:
- the DCTN1 gene encoding dynactin subunit 1 isoform X5, whose product MAQSKRHMYSRTPSGSRMSSETSARPLRVGSRVEVIGKGHRGTVAYVGATLFATGKWVGVILDEAKGKNDGTVQGRKYFTCDEGHGIFVRQSQIQVFEDGADTTSPETPDSSASKVLKREGTDSTAKTSKLAPTARKTTTRRPKPTRPASTGVPGASSSLGPSGSASAGELSSSEPSTPAQTPLAAPIIPTPALTSPGAAPPLPSPSKEEEGLRAQVRDLEEKLETLRLKRAEDKAKLKELEKHKIQLEQVQEWKSKMQEQQADLQRRLKEARKEAKEALEAKERYMEEMADTADAIEMATLDKEMAEERAESLQQEVEALKERVDELTTDLEILKAEIEEKGSDGAASSYQLKQLEEQNARLKDALVRMRDLSSSEKQEHVKLQKLMEKKNQELEVVRQQRERLQEELSQAESTIDELKEQVDAALGAEEMVEMLTDRNLNLEEKVRELRETVGDLEAMNEMNDELQENARETELELREQLDMAGARVREAQKRVEAAQETVADYQQTIKKYRQLTAHLQDVNRELTNQQEASVERQQQPPPETFDFKIKFAETKAHAKAIEMELRQMEVAQANRHMSLLTAFMPDSFLRPGGDHDCVLVLLLMPRLICKAELIRKQAQEKFELSENCSERPGLRGAAGEQLSFAAGLVYSLSLLQATLHRYEHALSQCNVDVYKKVGSLYPEMSAHERSLDFLIELLHKDQLDETVNVEPLTKAIKYYQHLYSIHLAEQPEDSTMQLADHIKFTQSALDCMSVEVGRLRAFLQGGQEASDIALLLRDLETSCSDIRQFCKKIRRRMPGTDAPGIPAALAFGPQVSDTLLDCRKHLTWVVAVLQEVAAAAAQLIAPLAENEGLPVAALEELAFKASEQIYGTPSSSPYECLRQSSNILISTMNKLATAMQEGEYDAERPPSKPPPVELRAAALRAEITDAEGLGLKLEDRETVIKELKKSLKIKGEELSEANVRLSLLEKKLDSAAKDADERIEKVQTRLEETQALLRKKEKEFEETMDALQADIDQLEAEKAELKQRLNSQSKRTIEGLRGPPPSGIATLVSGIAGEEQQRGGAPGQAPGSVPGPGLVKDSPLLLQQISAMRLHISQLQHENSILKGAQMKASLAALPPLHVAKLSPSPHEGPDSELAAGALYRKTSQLLETLNQLSTHTHVVDITRTSPAAKSPSAQLLEQVAQLKSLSDTIEKLKDEVLKETVSQRPGATVPTDFATFPSSAFLRAKEEQQDDTVYMGKVTFSCAAGLGQRHRLVLTQEQLHQLHGRLIS is encoded by the exons ATGGCCCAGAGCAAGAGGCATATGTACAGCCGG ACACCCAGTGGCAGCAGAATGAGCTCAGAGACGAGCGCTCGGCCTTTGCGAGTGGGCTCCCGTGTGGAGGTGATTGGAAAAGGCCACCGAGGCACTGTGGCCTATGTTGGAGCCACACTCTTTGCCACTGGCAAATGGGTCGGTGTGATCCTGGATGAAGCAAAGGGCAAGAATGATGGAACTGTCCAAGGCAGGAAGTACTTCACTTGTGATGAAGGGCATGGCATCTTTGTGCGCCAATCCCAG ATCCAGGTATTTGAAGATGGAGCAGATACTACTTCCCCAGAGACACCCGATTCTTCTGCCTCAAAGGTCCTTAAAAGAG AGGGAACGGACTCAACTGCAAAGACCAGCAAACTG GCACCGACAGCCCGAAAG ACCACAACTCGGCGGCccaag CCCACCCGCCCAGCCagtactggggtgcctggggccAGTAGCTCCTTGGGCCCCTCTGGCTCAGCATCAGCAGGTGAGCTGAGCAGCAGTGAGCCCAGCACCCCGGCTCAGACTCCACTGGCAGCACCTATCATCCCCACACCAGCTCTCACCTCTCCTGGAGCAGCACCCCCACTGCCTTCTCCCTCCAAG gaggaggaggggctgagagcCCAGGTGCGGGACCTAGAGGAGAAACTGGAGACCCTGCGCTTGAAACGGGCAGAAGACAAGGCGAAGCTAAAAGAGCTGGAGAAACATAAGATCCAGCTGGAGCAGGTGCAGGAATGGAAGAGCAAAATGCAAGAACAGCAGGCGGACCTGCAGCGGCGCCTCAAAGAGGCGCGGAAG GAAGCCAAGGAGGCACTAGAGGCAAAAGAACGCTACATGGAGGAGATGGCTGACACTGCTGATGCCATCGAGATGGCCACTCTGGACAAGGAGATGGCTGAAGAGCGGGCTGAGTCCCTGCAGCAGGAGGTGGAGGCGTTGAAGGAACGTGTGGATGAGCTCACCACTGACTTAGAGATCCTCAAGGCTGAGATTGAGGAGAAGG GCTCAGACGGGGCAGCATCCAGTTACCAGCTCAAGCAGCTTGAGGAACAGAATGCTCGCCTGAAGGATGCCCTGGTGAG gATGCGGGATCTATCTTCCTCAGAGAAGCAGGAGCATGTGAAACTCCAGAAACTTATGGAAAAGAAGAACCAAGAGCTGGAGGTTGTGAGGCAGCAGCGGGAGCGTCTGCAGGAGGAGCTGAGCCAGGCAGAGAGCACCATCGATGAGCTCAAGGAGCAG GTGGATGCTGCTCTGGGTGCTGAGGAGATGGTAGAGATGCTAACAGACCGGAACCTGAATCTAGAAGAGAAAGTGCGAGAGTTGAGAGAGACCGTGGGGGACTTG GAAGCGATGAATGAGATGAATGATGAGCTGCAGGAGAATGCACGCGAGACAGAACTGGAGCTGCGGGAGCAGCTGGACATGGCAGGCGCACGGGTCCGGGAGGCCCAGAAGCGTGTGGAGGCGGCCCAGGAGACAGTCGCAGATTATCAGCAAACTATTAAGAAGTACCGCCAGCTGACCGCCCACCTTCAG GATGTGAATCGGGAACTGACAAACCAGCAAGAAGCGTCTGTGGAGAGGCAGCAGCAGCCACCCCCAGAGACTTTTGACTTCAAAATCAAGTTTGCTGAGACTAAAGCTCATGCCAAG GCAATTGAGATGGAGTTGAGGCAGATGGAGGTGGCCCAGGCCAACCGGCACATGTCCCTGCTGACAGCCTTCATGCCCGATAGCTTCCTTCGGCCAGGTGGGGACCATGACTGCGTTCTGGTGCTGCTGCTCATGCCTCGTCTTATTTGCAAG GCAGAGCTGATCCGGAAGCAGGCCCAGGAGAAGTTTGAACTAAGTGAAAACTGTTCAGAGCGGCCCGGGCTCCGAGGAGCTGCAGGGGAGCAGCTCAGCTTTGCTGCTGGGCTGGTGTACTCACTGAGTCTGTTGCAGGCCACACTCCACCGCTATGAGCA TGCCCTGTCTCAGTGCAACGTGGACGTGTATAAGAAGGTCGGCAGCCTCTACCCTGAGATGAGTGCCCATGAGCGCTCCTTGGATTTCCTCATTGAGCTGCTACATAAGGATCAGCTGGACGAGACTGTCAATGTAGAGCCTCTCACCAAGGCCATCAAGTACTACCAG CATCTGTATAGTATCCATCTTGCCGAACAGCCCGAAGACAGTACCATGCAGCTGGCTGACCACATTAAG TTTACTCAGAGTGCCCTGGACTGCATGAGCGTGGAGGTGGGGCGGCTGCGTGCCTTCTTGCAG GGTGGCCAGGAGGCTTCAGATATTGCCCTCCTGCTCCGGGACTTGGAAACATCGTGCAGTGACATCCGCCAGTTCTGCAAGAAGATCCGAAGGCGAATGCCAGGGACAGATGCTCCTGGAATCCCAGCTGCACTAGCCTTTGGACCACAG GTGTCGGACACACTCCTCGACTGCAGGAAACACCTGACGTGGGTGGTGGCCGTGCTGCAGGAGGTGGCAGCTGCTGCTGCCCAGCTCATTGCCCCGCTGGCAGAGAATGAGGGACTGCCTGTGGCTGCCCTAGAGGAGTTGGCTTTCAAAGCAAGCGAGCAG ATCTATGGGACCCCCTCCAGCAGCCCCTATGAGTGTCTGCGCCAGTCAAGCAACATCCTCATTAGTACCATGAACAAATTGGCCACAGCCATGCAGGAGGGAGAGTATGATGCAGAGCGGCCCCCCAGCAAG CCTCCCCCAGTTGAGCTGAGGGCTGCAGCCCTTCGTGCAGAGATCACCGATGCTGAAGGCCTGGGCTTGAAGCTTGAAGATCGAGAGACAGTTATCAAAGAATTGAAGAAGTCACTGAAAATCAAG GGGGAGGAGCTGAGTGAGGCCAATGTGCGACTAAGCCTCCTGGAGAAAAAGCTGGACAGTGCTGCCAAGGATGCAGACGAGCGCATCGAGAAAGTCCAGACTCGGCTGGAGGAGACCCAGGCACTGCTGCGGAAGAAGGAGAA AGAGTTTGAGGAGACGATGGATGCACTCCAGGCTGACATTGACCAGCTAGAGGCAGAGAAGGCAGAGCTGAAGCAGCGGCTGAACAGCCAGTCAAAGCGCACGATAGAGGGGCTCCGGGGGCCCCCTCCCTCGGGGATCGCTACCCTGGTCTCTGGCATTGCTGGTG AAGAACAGCAGCGAG GAGGTGCCCCTGGGCAAGCTCCAGgatctgtgccaggccctgggctggtgAAGGACTCACCACTGCTGCTTCAGCAGATCTCTGCCATGAGGCTGCACATCTCCCAGCTCCAGCATGAGAATAGCATCCTCAAG ggagcccagatgAAGGCATCTTTAGCAGCCCTGCCACCTCTGCATGTGGCAAAGCTCTCCCCCTCACCTCATGAAGGCCCTGACAGTGAGCTAGCAGCTGGTGCGCTGTATCGTAAGACCAGCCAACTGTTGGAGACTTTGAATCAACTGAGCACACACACCCACGTAGTAGATATCACTCGTACCAGCCCTG CTGCCAAGAGCCCATCGGCCCAACTCCTGGAGCAAGTGGCTCAGCTCAAGTCCTTAAGCGACACCATCGAGAAGCTCAAG GATGAGGTCCTTAAGGAGACTGTATCTCAGCGCCCTGGAGCCACAGTCCCCACCGACTTTGCCACCTTCCCCTCATCAGCTTTCCTTAGG GCCAAGGAGGAGCAGCAAGATGACACTGTCTACATGGGCAAAGTGACCTTCTCGTGTGCAGCTGGCCTTGGACAGCGACACCGGCTGGTGCTGACCCAGGAGCAGCTGCACCAGCTTCATGGTCGCCTCATCTCCTAA
- the DCTN1 gene encoding dynactin subunit 1 isoform X3 gives MAQSKRHMYSRTPSGSRMSSETSARPLRVGSRVEVIGKGHRGTVAYVGATLFATGKWVGVILDEAKGKNDGTVQGRKYFTCDEGHGIFVRQSQIQVFEDGADTTSPETPDSSASKVLKREGTDSTAKTSKLRGLKPKKVAPTARKTTTRRPKPTRPASTGVPGASSSLGPSGSASAGELSSSEPSTPAQTPLAAPIIPTPALTSPGAAPPLPSPSKEEEGLRAQVRDLEEKLETLRLKRAEDKAKLKELEKHKIQLEQVQEWKSKMQEQQADLQRRLKEARKEAKEALEAKERYMEEMADTADAIEMATLDKEMAEERAESLQQEVEALKERVDELTTDLEILKAEIEEKGSDGAASSYQLKQLEEQNARLKDALVRMRDLSSSEKQEHVKLQKLMEKKNQELEVVRQQRERLQEELSQAESTIDELKEQVDAALGAEEMVEMLTDRNLNLEEKVRELRETVGDLEAMNEMNDELQENARETELELREQLDMAGARVREAQKRVEAAQETVADYQQTIKKYRQLTAHLQDVNRELTNQQEASVERQQQPPPETFDFKIKFAETKAHAKAIEMELRQMEVAQANRHMSLLTAFMPDSFLRPGGDHDCVLVLLLMPRLICKAELIRKQAQEKFELSENCSERPGLRGAAGEQLSFAAGLVYSLSLLQATLHRYEHALSQCNVDVYKKVGSLYPEMSAHERSLDFLIELLHKDQLDETVNVEPLTKAIKYYQHLYSIHLAEQPEDSTMQLADHIKFTQSALDCMSVEVGRLRAFLQGGQEASDIALLLRDLETSCSDIRQFCKKIRRRMPGTDAPGIPAALAFGPQVSDTLLDCRKHLTWVVAVLQEVAAAAAQLIAPLAENEGLPVAALEELAFKASEQIYGTPSSSPYECLRQSSNILISTMNKLATAMQEGEYDAERPPSKPPPVELRAAALRAEITDAEGLGLKLEDRETVIKELKKSLKIKGEELSEANVRLSLLEKKLDSAAKDADERIEKVQTRLEETQALLRKKEKEFEETMDALQADIDQLEAEKAELKQRLNSQSKRTIEGLRGPPPSGIATLVSGIAGGGAPGQAPGSVPGPGLVKDSPLLLQQISAMRLHISQLQHENSILKGAQMKASLAALPPLHVAKLSPSPHEGPDSELAAGALYRKTSQLLETLNQLSTHTHVVDITRTSPAAKSPSAQLLEQVAQLKSLSDTIEKLKDEVLKETVSQRPGATVPTDFATFPSSAFLRAKEEQQDDTVYMGKVTFSCAAGLGQRHRLVLTQEQLHQLHGRLIS, from the exons ATGGCCCAGAGCAAGAGGCATATGTACAGCCGG ACACCCAGTGGCAGCAGAATGAGCTCAGAGACGAGCGCTCGGCCTTTGCGAGTGGGCTCCCGTGTGGAGGTGATTGGAAAAGGCCACCGAGGCACTGTGGCCTATGTTGGAGCCACACTCTTTGCCACTGGCAAATGGGTCGGTGTGATCCTGGATGAAGCAAAGGGCAAGAATGATGGAACTGTCCAAGGCAGGAAGTACTTCACTTGTGATGAAGGGCATGGCATCTTTGTGCGCCAATCCCAG ATCCAGGTATTTGAAGATGGAGCAGATACTACTTCCCCAGAGACACCCGATTCTTCTGCCTCAAAGGTCCTTAAAAGAG AGGGAACGGACTCAACTGCAAAGACCAGCAAACTG CGGGGACTGAAGCCTAAGAAGGTG GCACCGACAGCCCGAAAG ACCACAACTCGGCGGCccaag CCCACCCGCCCAGCCagtactggggtgcctggggccAGTAGCTCCTTGGGCCCCTCTGGCTCAGCATCAGCAGGTGAGCTGAGCAGCAGTGAGCCCAGCACCCCGGCTCAGACTCCACTGGCAGCACCTATCATCCCCACACCAGCTCTCACCTCTCCTGGAGCAGCACCCCCACTGCCTTCTCCCTCCAAG gaggaggaggggctgagagcCCAGGTGCGGGACCTAGAGGAGAAACTGGAGACCCTGCGCTTGAAACGGGCAGAAGACAAGGCGAAGCTAAAAGAGCTGGAGAAACATAAGATCCAGCTGGAGCAGGTGCAGGAATGGAAGAGCAAAATGCAAGAACAGCAGGCGGACCTGCAGCGGCGCCTCAAAGAGGCGCGGAAG GAAGCCAAGGAGGCACTAGAGGCAAAAGAACGCTACATGGAGGAGATGGCTGACACTGCTGATGCCATCGAGATGGCCACTCTGGACAAGGAGATGGCTGAAGAGCGGGCTGAGTCCCTGCAGCAGGAGGTGGAGGCGTTGAAGGAACGTGTGGATGAGCTCACCACTGACTTAGAGATCCTCAAGGCTGAGATTGAGGAGAAGG GCTCAGACGGGGCAGCATCCAGTTACCAGCTCAAGCAGCTTGAGGAACAGAATGCTCGCCTGAAGGATGCCCTGGTGAG gATGCGGGATCTATCTTCCTCAGAGAAGCAGGAGCATGTGAAACTCCAGAAACTTATGGAAAAGAAGAACCAAGAGCTGGAGGTTGTGAGGCAGCAGCGGGAGCGTCTGCAGGAGGAGCTGAGCCAGGCAGAGAGCACCATCGATGAGCTCAAGGAGCAG GTGGATGCTGCTCTGGGTGCTGAGGAGATGGTAGAGATGCTAACAGACCGGAACCTGAATCTAGAAGAGAAAGTGCGAGAGTTGAGAGAGACCGTGGGGGACTTG GAAGCGATGAATGAGATGAATGATGAGCTGCAGGAGAATGCACGCGAGACAGAACTGGAGCTGCGGGAGCAGCTGGACATGGCAGGCGCACGGGTCCGGGAGGCCCAGAAGCGTGTGGAGGCGGCCCAGGAGACAGTCGCAGATTATCAGCAAACTATTAAGAAGTACCGCCAGCTGACCGCCCACCTTCAG GATGTGAATCGGGAACTGACAAACCAGCAAGAAGCGTCTGTGGAGAGGCAGCAGCAGCCACCCCCAGAGACTTTTGACTTCAAAATCAAGTTTGCTGAGACTAAAGCTCATGCCAAG GCAATTGAGATGGAGTTGAGGCAGATGGAGGTGGCCCAGGCCAACCGGCACATGTCCCTGCTGACAGCCTTCATGCCCGATAGCTTCCTTCGGCCAGGTGGGGACCATGACTGCGTTCTGGTGCTGCTGCTCATGCCTCGTCTTATTTGCAAG GCAGAGCTGATCCGGAAGCAGGCCCAGGAGAAGTTTGAACTAAGTGAAAACTGTTCAGAGCGGCCCGGGCTCCGAGGAGCTGCAGGGGAGCAGCTCAGCTTTGCTGCTGGGCTGGTGTACTCACTGAGTCTGTTGCAGGCCACACTCCACCGCTATGAGCA TGCCCTGTCTCAGTGCAACGTGGACGTGTATAAGAAGGTCGGCAGCCTCTACCCTGAGATGAGTGCCCATGAGCGCTCCTTGGATTTCCTCATTGAGCTGCTACATAAGGATCAGCTGGACGAGACTGTCAATGTAGAGCCTCTCACCAAGGCCATCAAGTACTACCAG CATCTGTATAGTATCCATCTTGCCGAACAGCCCGAAGACAGTACCATGCAGCTGGCTGACCACATTAAG TTTACTCAGAGTGCCCTGGACTGCATGAGCGTGGAGGTGGGGCGGCTGCGTGCCTTCTTGCAG GGTGGCCAGGAGGCTTCAGATATTGCCCTCCTGCTCCGGGACTTGGAAACATCGTGCAGTGACATCCGCCAGTTCTGCAAGAAGATCCGAAGGCGAATGCCAGGGACAGATGCTCCTGGAATCCCAGCTGCACTAGCCTTTGGACCACAG GTGTCGGACACACTCCTCGACTGCAGGAAACACCTGACGTGGGTGGTGGCCGTGCTGCAGGAGGTGGCAGCTGCTGCTGCCCAGCTCATTGCCCCGCTGGCAGAGAATGAGGGACTGCCTGTGGCTGCCCTAGAGGAGTTGGCTTTCAAAGCAAGCGAGCAG ATCTATGGGACCCCCTCCAGCAGCCCCTATGAGTGTCTGCGCCAGTCAAGCAACATCCTCATTAGTACCATGAACAAATTGGCCACAGCCATGCAGGAGGGAGAGTATGATGCAGAGCGGCCCCCCAGCAAG CCTCCCCCAGTTGAGCTGAGGGCTGCAGCCCTTCGTGCAGAGATCACCGATGCTGAAGGCCTGGGCTTGAAGCTTGAAGATCGAGAGACAGTTATCAAAGAATTGAAGAAGTCACTGAAAATCAAG GGGGAGGAGCTGAGTGAGGCCAATGTGCGACTAAGCCTCCTGGAGAAAAAGCTGGACAGTGCTGCCAAGGATGCAGACGAGCGCATCGAGAAAGTCCAGACTCGGCTGGAGGAGACCCAGGCACTGCTGCGGAAGAAGGAGAA AGAGTTTGAGGAGACGATGGATGCACTCCAGGCTGACATTGACCAGCTAGAGGCAGAGAAGGCAGAGCTGAAGCAGCGGCTGAACAGCCAGTCAAAGCGCACGATAGAGGGGCTCCGGGGGCCCCCTCCCTCGGGGATCGCTACCCTGGTCTCTGGCATTGCTGGTG GAGGTGCCCCTGGGCAAGCTCCAGgatctgtgccaggccctgggctggtgAAGGACTCACCACTGCTGCTTCAGCAGATCTCTGCCATGAGGCTGCACATCTCCCAGCTCCAGCATGAGAATAGCATCCTCAAG ggagcccagatgAAGGCATCTTTAGCAGCCCTGCCACCTCTGCATGTGGCAAAGCTCTCCCCCTCACCTCATGAAGGCCCTGACAGTGAGCTAGCAGCTGGTGCGCTGTATCGTAAGACCAGCCAACTGTTGGAGACTTTGAATCAACTGAGCACACACACCCACGTAGTAGATATCACTCGTACCAGCCCTG CTGCCAAGAGCCCATCGGCCCAACTCCTGGAGCAAGTGGCTCAGCTCAAGTCCTTAAGCGACACCATCGAGAAGCTCAAG GATGAGGTCCTTAAGGAGACTGTATCTCAGCGCCCTGGAGCCACAGTCCCCACCGACTTTGCCACCTTCCCCTCATCAGCTTTCCTTAGG GCCAAGGAGGAGCAGCAAGATGACACTGTCTACATGGGCAAAGTGACCTTCTCGTGTGCAGCTGGCCTTGGACAGCGACACCGGCTGGTGCTGACCCAGGAGCAGCTGCACCAGCTTCATGGTCGCCTCATCTCCTAA